The genomic interval GGGcacaccccgccccgccccgccccgccccgccccgccccggctgATCCTCTACAGGCTCGAGCTTGACAGCCACTGCCCTGGAGACCTAGATCGCTCGCTGGGGAAATCAGAGAAGGTGGTGATCCACAGCTGGGGATGTGTGAGCCGGGTGCTGGCTGGCCTGCCCAGAACTGACCCCCCTGGGCTGCCAGACAGATGGACCTTCTGGGAGGCAGCAGCTGACCAGTTTGCCCAGGTGCTGCCCTTCCTACCCCAAGGCACCTTAGGGCTGGAGGTGTGGGCATTTGGCCCCATTCACCTGGTTTGGTGATAGCCCCTCAAAACCGCACAGCTTTTTCATGGGATTTCGTGGACATGATCTCATCTGAAACCCCCAACGGCCCtgggaggcaggcagggcaggcATGAGAGGTAAAAGTCAGGCCCCAGGCTCACATGGGTGATCAGTGGTCAGGTGGGGACTGGAGCTGCCCCTGTGGGCTCCCCTCCCCAGGAAAAAGTGACCACCTCCAGCGCATACCTGCACGGAGCATGCCTGGCCTGGGGCCTCTTGCCTTTTCCCCACCGCGGCGCTGAGCGGGACGGGGGTCTTTGTCGGCAGCAGCCATGCCCACCCCGGTGCCTAGGCTCACGTCAGCAGAGCTGGGGAAACCAGTGAGGGAGAGGGTGGTATCGTCTGGCTCTATGGAGGCATCCTGGTTTTGTGTGTCGAGAAGTGACCTCAGATCCTAGCCAGAGTAGATGTCCCCAGAGCCTTCCATGACCACATCATCTGGGGGTGACAGCTCTGGACTGGGGTCAGAAGCCTGGGCTTTAGTCCCGCCTCTGCCAAGACCCAGCTGGGTAACTTAACCCTGGGGCTGGGCTCTAGCTGATACGTTTCCTCCCAGCTCTGAGGCGCTGCCCACCTGGAACGTCCTTCAGTGCAGGGGCCGAGTGCACTGGAGCCTGGCCCAGGGGCTTTGTAGGGCTGACTTGCAGCCCATGCTCCACTTACTGGCTTGCATTCCGTCACAGGGAGGACGGGTACCCTTTCGTAATCTGCACAGAGGCGCTGGCTGTACGTGCTGGTGGCAGCTCTGCTTCCTGGTCTGATGTTCTTGGCGTGGACTTTGACCCCTTGGTAAAGCACTGTCCTCAATAATGGGCTGGCTGCTCCTTCAAGACCTCGGGCGGGTGGAACAGAGGCAGACCAGCCCGGGGACCGGCGCTCAGGCAGCAGTCCCAAAAGGCGGCcacttcttttcccttctctgtgccCTTGAGGAAGAACTTCAACTCTGCCTTCCAGCAGGACGATCTAACCGGGAATCTTgctcagcattcttttttttttttttgtccttccaCCGAAATGTCTAGtcattaatgaaataaaagagtTAACAACAAAGCTAGGTCCACACCCCGCAAATAAAACAGTAGACATGAAACACCCTCCATCCagacattcattccacaaacatggAGAACTAACTTGGTGTTGAGATGTCCCCTGAGGGTGGAGATTCTGAGAGAAGTCAGATGGTCCCTGCCATCCGGGAGCCCACAGCCCTGTAAGGGACAGAGCCATTCAGCAGATGTTACAATAAAATGTCAAGGACCTCTGTTATGTGCCCGGAACACAACgtgggcaggaagcagggagTGGTGAACGATATTGGGTGGGGAGAAGTTCAGGAAATTCTTGCCTGTGTCTTGAAAGATGCGTAGATGTTTCACAGGAGTACAGGAGGGGTAGGAACAGAACTGGAAACTGCCTGATGTGTGCAGTTGTTCTCAAAAGCGGGTGGGGAGTTGATGCAGTTTTGCCCCCAGGAGATATTTATCGATGTCTacaaacatttttggttgtcaccagTGGGGGTGGCGCTACTGGCATGCTGCTACACACCCTgcgatgcacaggacagccccccacagCAAGGAATACTGTCCCTGGGTCCCTGGAAGTCCCACAGTGGAGAAACCCTGAGTTAGGGTAACTGCAGGTCATCCTGCATGGCTGAAAACAAGGGGCAGACGTGAGATGGTCCgagatgaagctggagaggaggaaaggggcCATCATAAGGCCCTTCAATGCCAAGTTAAGGAGTTTGGCTGTGGGACCCACCACTTCATCAGTCTGTTGTTTTGGCAGGGTCACTGCTACGGAGAAAGAATTGGAGCACAGAGATGAAGGAGAGACTAGTTAGGAAACTATTCCAGAAGTGCAGTGAGAAATGAGGGGGGCCCGAGCGAGGGCAGCAGTGCAGTGGGAACAGAACGGAGCTGACCCAGACAGAGAAGGTGCACAGAGGAGGACCTGCTGGCATCGGTGGCCGATTGGATTTGGTcatggggagaaggaggaggccaGTAGACTCGGGCTTCTGGCCCGGGTGACCTAGAGGACATTGATTTTGGAAGGGCCTCCAGGGCAGGCTGGTGAGCATAGCTCTGTGACGAGGAGACTGGCAGTGCAGTGGCCGTCCAGACTGGGTCACCCAAACACACCAAGGGTGTCAGTCcccagctgtctttttttttttttttaataaatttattaattatttatttatttttggctgtgttgggtcttcgttgctgcatgcgggctttctctggttgcggcgagcgggggctagtctttgtagcggtgcacgggcttctcgtgtcctggcttctcttgtagcggagcacgggctctagctgcgcaggcttcagtagttgtggcacgcggactcagtagttgtggcttgcgggctctagagcgcaggctcagtagttgtggtgcacgggcttagttgctccgctgcatgtgggatcttcccaggccagggcacgaacccatgtcccttgcattggcaggtggattcttttttttttttttttttttttaattgtagccaTTTTATTGGGGAGTGTTATCtcctggtagtttttttttttttttttttttttatttatggctgtgttgggtctttgtttctgtgtgagggctttctctagttgtggcaagcgggggccactcttcatcacggtgcgcgggcctctcactatcacggcctctcttgttgcggagcacaggctccagacgcgcaagctcagtaattgtggctcacgagcttagctgctccgcggcatgtgggatcctcccagaccagggctcgaacccgtgtcccccgcactggcaggcagattcccaaccactgcgccaccagggaagcccctggcaggtggattcttaaccactgcgccaccagggaagcccctccccagcTGTCTTGAGTAGAGTTGCCGTGGAGTGCATGGGGAAGGTGGAGtccttttcattaattttgttaaTCTAATGGTAATTAAGGAGTccaggaagagaatctgaaaagctGGCAGTTTAATTAAAGTTAAGTGACAGATGGAGTGGAATTCAGAGGCTCCCTAACACACCCTGTTCCCCCACGCCACCACTGAGGCCGAATATCAAAGGAGGAGATGGTAAGCTAACCAAACACCTGATGAGAAGTGTTACAGCATCAGAACTGCTTTCCCAGAGCCTGTGACAGCTTCTAAAAACTCCTGCCACCTCAAATTAACCTCTCTCCCCAGGTGCTGCACATCAGTGGGTAACCAGGTAAAGGAGGCTAGGAGCCTGCCGGGAGGCCAGGGGATGGCTTTTCCCTCCTGACGAAATCCGGCTCCCCGGGTTCTGTGCCTTTGATGTCTCTCTTATAAAACCTGATTTTCCATTTATACTGGGAGCCTTGAAGTTAGATTTGGCTCGTAGGATCACGTGGCACATTAAACACCAGAGCGGAGGGAGTGGGGAGCTCGTTTTCCTGGGCCTGATGCCGTGCATCCTAATGTCAAGCAGGGCCTCAGAGACCAAAGCGGAGGGTAATTATCACCTCTCCTCCACAACGAGATTGCAGGAGTCAGCGAGCAATTGATTTTTTCCTACTACAGATATTTCACTGCTTAATTGGTAGTGACACAGATGGCTGGCTCTCACCAGGGCGCCGCAGACCAAGCCTCCCGAAAGCAGGGCCCCTGGGGACGTCTCTCCCTCTAGTCTGTGATGCTCTCACAGCGCATCCTCTGtcgggtgggggtgagggtgagcTGGCTCCCTGCGCTTTCaattacaaaacaaaagcaagagtGAATCCAGAAGCGCTTTCCTGAGCCAGTCAAGCCCTCCCCAGCGACATACTGAGAGTCAGCTTTGAGCTGGGCACTGGAGAGTCTGGAAATGAGCAAACAGTAGACTCTGGCCTCAGGCAGCAGTTGGGAGCTATCAGGAGGCCTGTGAGATGGTGGGAGCTGTGTTCTGCTGGAATGAAGCCTAAAGTGGCCTGTTAAAACCCTCCGTGATCCAGCCCCACCCCGTTGTCCTTACGCTACATCTACCCTGAACTGTTGCAGgccaattgttttttgtttgtttgtttgttgtggaCCTCAAGTGCAGAGCTGATTGTGAACCTCAGTTCGTGGTCCACTGCCATCGTCAATCCAGGGAAGGCCCCTCTTATTttactctctccttccctcccgtCCCTTTCTCCTTCCATAGGCAGCCACCCTCCTATATGCAGTGTATGTCCTTGGACATGTCCGTATCCTTGAAAAACTCGCAGAGTTATTTTATGTagtgtgtttttatttacataaatggtATTAGGCTATAGATCTCTATCTCTAACATTCATCTTAAAAAGAACTACCCAGGTTCTGCACATGGAACTCGTCCATTGCTTCTGTCTGCTGCAGAAAACTCTGTCCCGAGCACCCCTCACATTCTCCACACCCATTCTTCTAGAGATGGACATCCAAGTTGTTGCCAACTCCTTGCTAGCCCAAAGAAAGCTACAGTGAATGTCTTTGTTCCTGCCCCCTTATAGACCTGTGCAAAGATCCAAGAGGTTCCCTGGGTGTGTGGCCAAGAGTAGCGTTGCTGGCTTCCAGGCATGCACAACCTTAAATCCACGAAGCTCTGCCCCTTGCCCTAAGAAATAGCTGTACCAgtgttccctcccaccctcagtgAATGAGGGTTCCCCTTTCCTCACACGCCAACATTTAGGACTATCCAACTTTCTAGTTTTTAGTTAATGTTATAGTTGTAAAGTGGTATCTCTCttatctctttgctttttttaaatttattttaaattttttatacaatttttaaaggttacacttcaTTTGCAGTTATTACTATCTCTTTGCTTTAATTTGAATCTTTCTGCTTACTAATGAGGTCTGCTTCTCTTGACATACTTATTAGCCATTCAGGTATCTCCTCTAGGAATTgcctattcatatcctttgcccatttttctaattagttttctgtctttttcttgctGATATGCAAGCATCTCTTGTATATTATTAGTTCCTTTCGGTTGTAGAtattgcagatatcttctccctGTCAGTTATCTTTGTCTGTTGACATCTTTCTTTGAACAGAAAATCCCTAATTTGCCAAAtgcctcttttaaaattttatttgtgttaTGATTCATGCTTTTGGAATCTTAATAAATCCTATCTTACCTATGCCATGaagatattttcctatatttcatGAATTCCTTTATTAGTTGTATCTTCTGCATTTAGGTATACAGCCTACCTGAAATTCACCtttatatatggtatgaggtagggatccattttatttttctctatttagtaTGCCAATTGTCCCAATAGCATCTACTAAACagcatcctttctccactgagttGTGATTCTACCTTAAAGTTAAGACTAAGTTAACTTAAagttttatgtatgtgtgtaggtACCTAtatatttctggtctctctattctgtcccatggTCTATTTGTCAGTTCCTTCCTATCTCAGTATCGCAATTCTTATTAATTTGGCTCTGCAGTATGTCTTACTGTCTAGTAGGACAAGTGTCCccttttagcttttctttttcaaaattgactTAGCTATTGTGAATCTTCATTCTTCCTCACATCTTAGGAATATTTGagctcctcaaaaaattttaCTGACCATTCATTGGAATTGCATTGGATTTTATTAATATGAGgagaactggatttttaaaacattaaatcatgttatccatgaacacagtttatcttttcatttattcaaatatttgtaaCTGTCCTTTAATAGAGTTTTCTAAATTTCTCCATAAAGGTATTAATTCCTAAATACTATGTGCTTAAGTTGCAATTTTGAAtggatcttcttttctttttctttttttaattggttattGCTGTAGTAGAAGAATGCTATTGGTTTTTGTAAGTTTTTCTTGTATCTGGCAATCTTGCCAAATTCTCCTAttacttctaatagtttttctctgCATTctaattggttttttaaaaaaatatcatcttTAAATACTGGTAGTTTTGTCTCTTCTAAtccttctgtttcatttctttttcttgtcatatTGCATTTCTCAGGACCACCAATACTTTGTTGAACAGCAGTGGTGATAAGTGAACATTCTTAACTTGCTTAAGACTTAAAGGGAATGCAACTTTAAGTATGTTTCATGGGGATTTTTAGTAGATAGCCTTTATGACATTAAGGAAggtcccttctattcctagttttttgagaattttaatcacaaatagtgttatcaaatactttttaaaaacttattaagaTAATATATGATTTTCCCTCTTTGACACAATAAATGTTATAAATTGCTACGTTTCTGATGTTGAATAATCCTTTCATTTTTAGGATAACCTTACTTGATTATGctgtattatatttaatttactttttaaaaaactgaactaTAGTTGATATGTTGAATTCACTTTTAATGACTTATCCATGtcaatttcattttcaaagtcaTCAATGTCTAAGTGTTCCTAGTCTTTTTACCATTTCTTAAATAGTAAGATTTATTAAATAGTAAGAATTTCTTGAAAAGTAAATATATCTGtagttatttctctttcttcattcagTATTTTATTTGCATCTCCTCTGTTTTTGTCAGTCATGCCTGTCCTCAGTGCCTTTGCTTGTGCTGTTTTCTTTGCCTGAAATGTTCACCTCCTAGGCCCCTGGTAGCCCATGTGGCACCTGTGCGCAGATTAGGAAAAGGCATCTCTTCCTCAGGCAGGCACAGCTCCCACTCACCCCCATCAGCCCAGTGCCtgtgtgcagtgcacaacctgcatACCCATGCATGGCAGCCCTGCCCACTTCCCTGCTCGCTTTTAGTCCCTGCTCATTTCTCATGGCACCCAAGGCTGCCCATTCTTCAGGTTTCAGCTTCCTCGGTGAAACCTTTCCTGTTCTCCCCTGGCTGAAAGTAATCTTTCAATCTTCCCCCTCCCTaagtccctccttctcttcctaccACCCCTCCTTCGAACTCACATCACACATCATTTGTGCATCTCCTAAGGCATTTATCTCGTTTTACCTTATGTCATTATTTTGTGTGAATGTCTTATGATTCCAACTGGATTAACCCCTTGAAGTTAGGGCCTATAGTTTGTCCATAGATCCTCCCTCTGCCTGTGGGGATTTGTAAATGTTACCTGTATGAATGATTGCGTATTAAATGTAGGAGGTAAGAAGGGCCTTATGTAATATTGTGTAAATGGTGTTGGGGGGTGGTCTTTAGAGGCAGAGATAATAGCAGAGCACACGTGAAGGTGATGGTGATTGTgatgatgacgatggtgatggaGGATACACTTATTGAGCTTAACATGTGCCGGCACTGTGCTAAACGCTTTCACAGTTTGCTTCTCTAAGCCTTCTCAACAACCCTTTGAGACAGGTGCTACTATGAGCTCGATTTTGCTGCCAAGGAAGCTGGGGCACTGATGAGTGAGCAGTGGAGTCAGTGAACCAGGCCTGGTCTGCCTGGCTTCAGCGTTCAGGCTTTCAGTTACAACAACAAGCAGACTCCTTCGACCATACAAtggttaccatttattgaagacttaCCTACGTATCAGGCATTGTTGATGCTTACAGATGTTATTTCTAATCCTGATGCCAAATGTAGCAAGTACAGAGtatccccactttgcagatgaggaaacagaggctcatcAAAGTTAAGGGATTTGCCTAAGGTTACGTAAATAGAAAGTGGTTATAATCAGATCTCTCTGACCCCAAAGCACATACTTTCCTCTGCATCATGGGCACAGTGCTAGGGGCAAACAAGAAAACCCTGCCTCTGGAGCAGAAGGTTTGTATAGGGAAGTGGAGGAGGTTGAGGTCAGAAAGGCAAATCTGCCTCAGGCTGTGGAAGGCCTCGCCTTCCAGGATGGATAATCAAGACTGGCTTTTGGAAATCAAGGGTCCTAGGCAGGGACCTTGATTTGAGGATGAAGTGGGATGGTCTGGACACCTGGAGGCCAAGGGAGCCCGAGCTAACTGGAGCTCTGCCCGAATCTGTGCTCAGGGAAGCACAGGGCTTTGCACAGCTGCAGGGAGATCAAAGCACCCAGGTCTGCAAAGAAAGTGGTATCTGAGCAGATCTGCAGCTTGTGGAAATGGTCCATTTCATGCCTCTCGGTGACTGCAGCTCCTAGAACCTGCTTATTTCCCGAAGGCACCAGAACCAACTTTCCTCAGCCTCCTAGATCTCCACTGACAACGGCTTCTGAAGAGCCGCTGGAAGATCCCCAGGGTGGGTGGTGGGAATTTGCCAAGGATGAAGCACAAGCAGCATGGCCTGCACCCTCTGCACCATCTTCATTTCCCAGAGCAGGGAGCCCATCTCCTGCTCACATGCGCTCAGAGGTGGGTGGGGATGTGCGAAACCCAGGAGTGGTGCAGATGGCATTTTTGACTCTTGGCCAGCGCTTACCCCAGCCCAGCTGGTCCTCCGTGGGCCGCAGTGTGACTCTGTATGTGTGTAGTCACCACGTGCCTCACTGGTGCCCTTCCCTGTCCAGGTCATTGCTGTGGTCATGGACCTCTTCACTGATGGTGAGATCTTCCAAGACATCGTGGATGCTGCCTCCAAGCGCCGAGTCCCCGTGTACATCATCCTGGACGAGGCAGGCGTGAAGTACTTCCTGGAGATGTGTCAGGGCCTGGAGCTCGCTGACTTCCGTATTCGGGTAAGTTGTAccactggggctgggggcgggaggggggaaggaagtgGGATGGAGACTGCCTCTGCCTGCTCCCCGGTTCAGGGGCCCAGGGGAACAGCACTCTCAACCCCTTTCCTGGTGTCTAAAACCTTGCCTCATGAACTGATAACCCTAACGGCACACCCAGCTTACATCTTATCCCAGGGCTGCTGAGGCTAAGGAGGCAGCTCCGGCCCAGTCCCGGGCACTCAGCCCGCAGAGTCACTGTCAGGGTTGAAGGCAGGGCTGTGCTTCTCTTCTGAAGAGCTTTGAGAGCAGACCGGGGCCACCCTGGGCCCGTCCGAGCCCAAAGCAAGATTTGCTGACTTCCTCAGGCCGTAGGAAGCAGAGTCAGGGTCCCGTGGACAAGAGCATTCGTCCTCCGCCCAAGCAGAGACTCAGCTTAGAGCCTCTgggcccccagcctgagtgacagtGCCCTTCTCCTCTTCTCAACAGAACATCCGTGTCCGCTCTGTGACAGGTGTTGGCTTTTACATGCCCATGGGGAAGATCAAGGGGACCCTGTCATCCAAGTTCCTAATGGTAGATGGTGAAAAAGTAGCCACTGGATCCTACAGGTgagttgggccaggtcagagAAGGACCTGGGAGGCCTTAGTTCATGGTCAGAAGTGTTCGTGTTCAGAAAGATGCTGGGCTAGAGCCTCCACAATCATGAGTTTAAGAGCTATTGTCTATTCTGATAGCAAAGAATAGCCTCCTGGCCAGTCCCTTCCCTCAAACTTTCTGGCTAATGGATTATTCAAGAAAGAGGGTCAACTTTTATTGAGCATTAAGCACTGCCTGCCTTTCATGGTCCACAACAGCTGGTTGCCTTTTGAGGCTGGAAGAGACCCGGGCACATGAAACAATTAATAAATGGCGTCAGTCCTCTTACATGGTTAAAGTATGGGGTTTTGCAGACGCTAAGTGCTCTAAAAATTCAGAGAAGAACTATTGAGGAATGGAATGCTAACAGAATACTAACAGTAGTGGCAGCTATAGGTACTACTTATTAAATGTATGTTTGTGCCAGGTACTGAGCGAAACCTTTTATATTCGTTATTGGACTTTGAGCCTCACAACAACGCTGTGACTGTACCCCTTACAAGCCCCATTTTACAAGGCACGCAGGGCAGAAAGCAGGTTTGAATCCAGGCCTGACTTCTCTTGCCCTTGCCCTTGCCCTGCACCCACTGCCTGCTTTCTGCATTTGAGGCCAAGACCTGGGCCAAGGGAGGATTTGGGTCTGTGGAGGGAGAGCACCCCAGCACGAAGGCAGCAAGACATCCAGCCTCAGTGGTGGAGCAGGTTGGGCTGGGCACAGCGGGGTGTTGAGATGGGCTCGCCGAGGGGCGGCTGGCAGGGCGAGGCTGCAGGCCCGGGCACATGTATGTTGCTTTTCTGTCCCCACGTTCCCAGATTCACCTGGAGTTCCTCCCACGTGGACAGGaaccttctcctcctcctgacGGGGCAGAACGTGGAGCCCTTCGACGTGGAGTTCCGGGAGCTGTACGCCATCTCCGAGGAGGTGGACTTGTACCAGCAGCTGGGCCTGGCAGGAGGCGCTGGCAGGCTGGGCCTCAACCACGCCTCCACTGTGGCTTGCAAGCTAATCAACCCCAAGTACACCCTGGTGGCAGGCGGCCGCCACCCACCTGGGGAGATGACGCGCTGGGCTGCCCGGCGGCAGCGGGAGGCGGGCAGCAACgcagaggggcaggaggagggcggcAAGGGCGGCGAGTCAGCACGGCGCCTGGAGAGCTTCCTGCACGACCTGGCCACGCTGGAGCAGGTGCTGCCCCCGGTGGAGCCCGTTCTCTCGGGAGAGCTGAGTCAGGATGGCAGGGTGGTCTCCCACCTGCGTGTGGACCTGAAGCCCAGACCCCGGGAGGCCCTTGCCCGAAACGGCAGGGGAGAAACTGCCAACGGGGAGGCCACCGCGGCCAAGGAGGGCAGGCGCTTCAGCAGCAGGTTCTTCAGCCGGCGGTCCAAGAGGCCCGCAGCGCCCAATAGCACGGCCGGTGCCCTCTCCCCCGAGGCCTTGGCCGAAGCGGAGTTTGTGACGGGGAAGAGGCCCAACCAGGGCTCCAGTGACGTCTCAGGTGAGCCCCTCCCACCGGGCCCAGGGCTCCTCAGGCCtctggccctggtccaggagcacTGCTGATTCTGTAAGAAGGCAGCCTCCCGGCAGGGAGAGCACATGAGCTCTGGGCCCTATGGTCCTCAGTTCCTCAGGTGCTCTGGCCTTGGCCTGCGTGTGGCCTGGGGCCAGCCACTGCAGGCCggagtttcagtttcctcttctctaaaagGGGAAAGTGATGCCTGCCTCGCCCAGCTGTTCTGAGGATATGAGGTGCTCAGAACAGTGCTGGGCACGGAGTAGTCTGAGACTAGGGCTCTGACTCTAGGGCTTGTTCCAGCAAACCTTGTTCCTTGCTGGATCAGTTGTCGTCAGGATCTGACCTGGTCAAACACACCGCACCAATGCCCTGACCcacttttccttgtttctgttgtAAATAGTTTGACGTGGCTCCTCCCTGTGTTTATTTGATAAGTGGTATTTGCCAGGCTGCTTACTTCTGGGAGAGATTGTTCCTGGTGGTGGTATCTTTCTGGCTGTCTCTCTGCCTTTATCTCTTTCTCTGGAACAGTCTCCAGAGTGGCCTTTTCTGGCTGGTGGTGACAGCCAGGGCCACTGCTGGCACCTTTTCTCATGTCGGCATTGCTGAGTCAAAGGGGTTTCCATGTTGGGGTTTCTCCCTCCATGGCTGTGGGGCTTTGCAGCGGTGAGCCTGGGCTCCCTGGCTGGCCAGGTAGGTAAGGGCAGGGACTTACCTTGGGCAGCCTGAGTGCTTGCAGAATTCCTGTGTCCCTCAAGGCCCCAGCTTTGACCTGACATTGGCTGGAGTACAAGTCTTCCCAAACACGGATGCCCCAGCCCTGCTAGAGAGCCTGACGCACTCAGTCCGTGCCTCTTAAAGTTAGGACAGGCCTGGAGTCTCCAAGAATTTGGGCACAGCAGCAGTGCCAGGGCTATAGCTGCATTTGGCCAGGaagcat from Balaenoptera ricei isolate mBalRic1 chromosome 10, mBalRic1.hap2, whole genome shotgun sequence carries:
- the FAM83F gene encoding protein FAM83F: MAESQLGCLDEAHVNEKVTAAQASFYYCERRRAALEALLGGGEQAYRERVKEEQLRDFLSSQERQALGAAWSPYEEVAAAAAAAARGKSKAVAETPTQAAAESGESLAYWPDRSDTEVPPLELGWTESCFYRGVSRVSLFTHPPRKEKAPHLKQVVRQMIQEAQKVIAVVMDLFTDGEIFQDIVDAASKRRVPVYIILDEAGVKYFLEMCQGLELADFRIRNIRVRSVTGVGFYMPMGKIKGTLSSKFLMVDGEKVATGSYRFTWSSSHVDRNLLLLLTGQNVEPFDVEFRELYAISEEVDLYQQLGLAGGAGRLGLNHASTVACKLINPKYTLVAGGRHPPGEMTRWAARRQREAGSNAEGQEEGGKGGESARRLESFLHDLATLEQVLPPVEPVLSGELSQDGRVVSHLRVDLKPRPREALARNGRGETANGEATAAKEGRRFSSRFFSRRSKRPAAPNSTAGALSPEALAEAEFVTGKRPNQGSSDVSGKTSSSPAKASNCVIL